The sequence GGTTGTAGTGCGCCTCGGGCTGCTCGCCATCGATGCGCAGCGCGTTCGTGTAGTGCCGGCGCGCGTCCTCCACGCGGCCGCGCCGGTAACACAAGTTCCCGAGGTTCGTGTGTGCGTTTCCGAGCGAAGCGTCCAACCGCAGCGCCGCCAAGTAAGCAGCCTCGGCGCGCTCGAAGGTGGCCTCGTCTTCGTCCAGGCGACAGCCTTCCAAGTAGTGCTCGTACGCGCTGCGGCGGGCCTCGGCGGTGGGCCCGGTGCGCAGCACGCGCACCACGTCGTCTCGCACGGCCGAGACGTCGAAGTCGATGACTTGCTGCCCCGTGGTGGGCACGAACGCACCGAGGCGGTCGCGCATGACCACCGAGCCGCCCTCTTCGGTGACGCGCAGCTCGGCCAGCGGGCGGGTGACCTTGGGGAGGGTGCGGCGGATGGCGTCCACCGAGTCCTTCACGCGCTTCTGCGGGACGCCGCGCTCCAGCAGGGCCTTGGCGGCGCGCACGCTGACCAGGTCCTGGAAGGTGTAGAGCTGCTTCTTGCCCACCGTGGCCGAGGGCGTGATGAAGCCCGACTTGGCCCAGCTGCGCAGGCGGCTCTCCCTCAGGTCGAAGAGCTTCGCCACGTCGGCCGTGGAGTACAGGTCGGCCAGCGGATCGTCCGACGGCTTCTGGGGCTTCGGTGCCTCACTCGGGCTGGGGGCCAGCGGGGCGGGCGCAGCGATGCGCGTTCCGACGCCATCTCGGCCGAAAGCGACGTGGATGACGTTGTCGCGCTCTTCGCTCAAGGGATGCTCCGCTCCGACAGTACTTCAATAGGTACTTCGAGATCGATGTCGATGTGTAGCTGGTTCTCGTCCAGGCGCACTCGCGTCTCGATGTGCGCCGTGCCCAAGAGGTGGCTTGGTACACGACGCGCGGCCTCGGCGCGAGCCCAGCGCATCAGCCGCAGGCGCACGCGCATGGAGCCGTCCACGGCCTCACGCAGCTCGGCGAAGGCCTTGGGCGTGCGGGGGGCACACAGCTCACGCGCCACAGCGTCGAGGTCCACGCTGAACATGGACGTGCCGAAGTAGCGCGGGTGCCCGTCGCGGCTGGGCCGCAGCGCCTGGCTGCCCTCGGACAGCAGCTCCCCGAAGCGGAACAGCGCCTCCTCGGCTTCGCGCGTGAGGGTGATGCGCTCCTCGCGGCGCACGAGGCGGCCACGGGTGGCGCGCGCGATGGACGGACGGCTGGGGGGGATGCGGGGGGCCGGGCTCAGCATGAGCGTGAGCGTACATTTGCCTACATCAGACTACCAACAACCTGACAGCCGGCTGCCCGCGCACGGCGTTCGGCTGCTATAGCCAGGCACCATGCCGCCTGCCGCCAAACCGATGGCCTTCCTGTCCGACATCCACGGGGCGCTCGCGCCGCTCGAGGCCGTGCTCGAAGAGCTGGCCCGCCGCGAGGTGAGCGACATCTACGTGGCGGGCGACCTGCTCCTGGGCGGCGACCAGCCCCTCGAGGTCTGGCGCAAGCTGCAGTCGGTGAACGCGCGCTGCACGCGAGGCGCCAGCGACACGGCGCTGTGCATGGTGGACCCGGCCACGCTCAGCCCCACCGATGAGCACCAGCGGCGGCGCATGGAGCGCTTCCTGAACACACGCCGCGACCTGGGCGAGCTGGTGTTGGCGTCCATCCGGCGCCTGCCGGAGCGCCTGCGCATCCCCATGATCGACGGCCGCGAGATCCTGATGACGCACGAGTCGCCCATCGGCACCGGTGCCGAGCTCAGCCACGACCTGGACGACGACGAGCTCATCGACCTCTTGGACAGCGACCCGGCGGACATCTTCGTGGTGGGGTCCACGCACGTGCCCTTCCAGCGCGCGCTCACCGGCGCCCACGTCATCAACGTGGGCTCCGTGGGCCAGGCGCCAGGGGGCGAGGTGGCGCACTTCACGATCTTGAATCCCCGCCTCGACGGCACCGAGATCCTGCAGGACTTCGTCACGTTCTAGGCGTTGGGCGGGACAGGAGGCCGTCGCCCGTGAAGGGCGGCGAGAGGTGGGGGGGTGAATAAGGCGCGGCGGCGGTACCACCTCATTGGGCATGGGTGCGCACGAAGCGCCTGATCAACACCGTGGGCGGTTCACGTGCTGATGCACCTCCGGATCCGCTGCAAGGCGGTGACCCTCTGCGACGTGGACAGCCGCATGCATCTTGATCGGCGGACTCCGGCACATCCTGTTCGTGGCGTCCAAGCTCACGAGCGGCCCGCTCGACGGAGGGCTGCGCTACCTGGTGGAGCGCTTCCCAGGAGTGCCAGCGTGGCAGGTGGCCCTGCGAGGCGACCGCGACGCGAAGACCCAGCCCGAGGGCATTCGGCTTGCACCCGCGCGTGTTTTCTCCCGCGGGCATAAGGACGGAGCGCCGAGTGACGGCGCGCGAGGCCTTGAGGACTCCGTCCGGCGCGGTAGGCCTCCGGCATGAGTTCTCCCGTTCTTCCCTCGACGCGCTCCGCGCTGTTCCTTGCGCTCTCGCTCTTCGTGCTGGCTGTCAGCGGCCACCCCCTCTCGGCGCAGGACATCCCCGTGCCGGCCGGCAACCGCCGCAACCTGACCGAGGCCCCGCCGCGGCCCGGCATGGGCGACGTGGAGGAGCGAGCGCGCGTGTTGCTGGCGGCCATCGTGGCCGACGACCCGGCGCGTGCCATGGACTTCTTCATGCCCCGCGAGATCTTCGCGGCCATCAAGGGCATCTCGGACCCGGACGGCCTGCACGCGCGCATCGTGCGCATGTACGAGAACGACATCCACACCCTGCACGGCACGGTGCCCGCCGACGCGGAGTTCGTGCGCTTCGAGTTCTCGGGGCGCCGCAGCTGGGTGGTGCTGCGCGAGGAGACCAACCGGCTGCCTTACTGGGCGCAGCGCCACAACCACATCGTGTACCGCAGCGGCGGGCAGGAGCACCGCATCTTGGTGCGCACCATGATCGCCTGGGACGAGCGCTGGTACATCACGCACCTGTCGGACTTCACTCGCGTCGGCCCGTGATTGGCTGACGGCTGGCTCACGCCGGCGCCTGCGAGAGGAACCGCGCGAACTCGCGCACGAACTTGCGCGGCTCGTCCAGCAGCGGCGCGTGGCCCGAGCGGTGGAAGCGCACCACCCGGCCGCGCTTGGCCTGCGTGGCCACCAGCTCCTGCCCGGCAGGGGCGTAGAGCGGGGAGTTCATGCCCACCATGAGCGTCACGGGCACGTCTCCGTGAGCGAGCGCGGGCCGGTAGTCGTGGCCGCCGCCCGAGTACGCCGTGAGGTAGGCGCGCATGTCGTCGAGGCGCAGCAGCGGCACGCGGCGCGCGATGGCCGCTGGCAGCCTGGGCAGCGCCCGCCGGATGAAGCGTTCGCGGGCTGGAGCGGCGCCCAGCACCCCAATCAGCGATGACAGCGTGAACGCCAGCGAGACGCGCACGCTTTGCGGCAGCTCGTCGAAGAACTCGGCGTCCGGGTGGTGTGCCAGCACGCGCAGCGCGGCCTGCATGTGGCGGAACAGCTCGTCCTGACGTTCTCCGGCGAGCCCGTGCTGCCAGTCCGGTCCGTTCAGCACGTTGGGCGACTGGTCGATGTGCAGGTAGCCGCGCACGCCCTCGAACCCGGTCTCGCGCCGAACGTGCAGCGCCGTGGTGGCGCCCAGCGAGATGCCTGCCAGCAGGTAGTCGGTGAGCCCGAAGTGGGCCACCACGTCCTTCACGTCCTGCGCGTGGCTCTCGAACACGTCGGGCTGCGTGAGGCGCAGGTGCCGCGAGGGGCCGTGCCCGCGGAAGTCCGGCATGTAGAAGCGGAAGCGGTGCGCGTGGGGCAGCACGAACGGCAGCCAGTGCGCGCTGGCCATCCCGAGGCCGGGGAGCATGAGCACGGGCGGCCCGCTGCCCACCACCCGCACGTGGAGCCGTGAGCCATCTCGCATGGGGACGAAGGGCATGATGCCGGGCAGTCTACACGAGCGCGGCACACCCCGGCGCGGGGTGGTAGGCTCCGCCGCAAAGGAAGCACGAGCATGACTGGCACGACCGAACGCGTATTGGTGGCGACCGACCTGACCGAGGCCAGCCACGAGGCCGTCCACTTCGCGGCGATGCTCGCGAAGACGGTCCCCGCCACCCTCGAGCTGCTGCACGTGGTGGACATGGTCAACGTGGAGGACCTGCCCGAGCACACGGACCCCGCCGTGACCGACTACGTGGACGCCATCCGCACACGGCTCGAGCGGCGTCTCGCGTCGCAGGGCATCAAGCTGGACGTGGAGCGCACCCGCTGCGAGGCCCTCGGCGCGCGCTGCGAGACGGGCATCGCGGACGGCCGCGTGTGGGAGGTGCTGCTGCAGCGCAGCCAGGAGACCAAGGCGAGCTTCATCGTGGTGGGTCCGCACGCCAAGGGCCCCGGCGAGCGCGCGCTGGGCGCCATCGGCGAGTTCCTGTTGGGCTCCACGGCCGACCGCGTGGTGCGTCACTCGCGCGCGCCCGTTTGGGTGGTGCCCAGCCAAGAGACCGCTCCCGCCGAGGCACCGTTTCGGGCGCTGATGGTGGCCGTGGACTTCTCGTCCGTGACCGCGCGGGCCCTCGACATCGCGGCCGACCTCGCGCGCAAGGCGGGCGGCGAGCTGCACCTGGTCCACATCCTGCCCGTGAAGTACCGCGGGGACTCGAACTCCCCGTGCCCCGACAACCTCGAGGGCGCACCCTCCACCGTGGTGTGCAACGACGGCAAGGCCCGGCTCCACCGCTTGGCCAGCGCCATCCAAGGGCTCACGGTGCACGAGCACGTGCGCGTGGCCCAGCACAGCATCCACGAAGAGCTCATCGACGCCGCGCGCGACGCGGGCGCCTCGGGCATGGTCATGGGCTCGCACAACCGCTCCATGCTGGACCACATGGTGCTGGGCAGCACGGCCGAGCGCTGCGCCAAGCGCACCACGTTGCCGTTGCTCATCGTGCGCGGCTGACCGCGAGGTCGGTCGCCACGGAGGGGCCGACTTCGAATACATTCCCGGCATGCCTCCGTCTTCCCCCTTCCGCGCCGACGCGGCGCTCGCCCAGCACTCGGTCGACCTCTGCCAGGCGCTGCTCCGCATCGACACCACCAACCCCCCGGGCAACGAGCGCGAGGCCGCGGACCTGTGTGCCACCGAGCTGCGCGCGGGCGGGCTCGAGCCGGTGATCCTCGAGAGCGCTCCCGGACGGGCCAACGTGGTGGCGCGCTTGAAGGCGACGCACGACGTGGGGAAGCCGCCGCTGCTGCTCACGGCGCACCTCGACGTGGTGGGCGTGGACCCGGAGCACTGGGACCACCCGCCCTTCGCGGGCGTCATCGCGGACGGCTGCCTGTGGGGGCGCGGCGCCATCGACATGAAGAACATGGCTGCCATGTCGGTGGCCGTCATCAAGCGCTTGGCGCAGGAGCGCGTGCCGCTCGACCGCGACCTCATCTTCGCGGGCGTGGCGGACGAAGAAGCCGGCTGCAAGCACGGCTCGTTCTGGCTGGCCGACCACCACCCCGAGCTGGTGCGCGCGGAGTTCGCGCTGGGCGAGGGCGGCGGCTTCAACATGCACCTCGGCAACAAGAACTTCTTCGTGGTGCAGGTGGCCGAGAAGGGCGTTTGCTGGGTGAAGGCGCGCGTGCGTGGTGAGCCCGGGCACGGCTCGCTGCCGAGGCCGGACTCGTCGGTGCACAAGCTGGCGGCGGGCATCGAGCGGCTGCGCAAGAAGGGGCTCTCGCGGCGCGTCACGCCCGTCATGCGCGACTTCGTGCTGGCGCTGGCCGAGGGGCAGCCGGCGGCGTTGAAGGCGCTGCTGCCGCGCTTGCTGGAGCCGGGCATCGCGCCGCACCTGCTGCGCCTCCTGCCGGACCAGAGCGTGGCGCGCGCGCTCGGGGCCATGCTGGGCAACACGGCCTCACCCACCGTGCTGCGCGCGGGCAGCAAGACCAACGTCATCCCGTCGCTGGCCGAGGTGGACATCGACGGGCGCGTGCTGCCGGGCACCACCACCGAGGAGTTCCTGGCCGAGCTGCAGGCGGTGCTGGGTCCCGAGTTCGAGCTCGAGGTCACCAACGCCTGGAACCCCATGGTCACGTCGCCGCGCGAGTCCAGCTTCCTCGACTGCATCCACGCCGTCATGGCGGACCGCGAGCCCGACGCGCCGCTGGTGCCCTACCTGATGCCGGGCTTCACCGACGCCACCGCCTTCACCAGCATCGGCGCGCGGTGGTACGGCTTCGCCCCCGTGAAGCTGCCCAAGGGCATGAAGTTCGCCGACATGTTCCACGGCCACAACGAGCGCATCCCGGTGGACGGCCTGCGCTGGGGCACCGAGACGCTCACCGATTTGCTGGTGCGCTTCGCGGGCGTGTGAGCAGCCCCGCTGTGCCCCAGCGTCAGTACGCGCAGTGGGCCACTTCGAACGTGCCCGTGAAGCTGAACTCGCGGTCCTCGTTGTCGGTGTAGTTGAAGCTCACCTCGCCCACGATGGACTCGTCCGTCACCGAGGAGATGGTGACCGAGCCCGAGTTCTGCCCCGCGCCATCGAACCGGCCCACGTTGTTGTACATCTGCACGAAGACGTTGCCGTAGCTGCCAACGGCCAGCGCGGGGAGGTTGAGTGCCGTGGTGTGTCCCGGGGGCGGGGTGTTGTTGTCTTCGGTCCCACACGCCACGGCCGCATCACTGAGCACGATGATCGCATTGCCTTGGTAGACGGTTGCGAAGCCGTTCACCGGGATGAACTCCTCGCCCGCGTAGGAGCCCACCAGCGTGGTGGCGAGCAGTGGCTCGGGCGTGGTCCCCCCACCGCACGACGCGGCGACGAGGGAGCAGGCCAGCATGACCAGGCGAGTGGTGCGGGTGCGCATGGCGAACAGCCTACCCAACTGGAGCACATCTGCGAAGGGCCGCGCGGTGCCCTAGGCGGTGGCTTCCGACCGACCCGCGCGCGCTTTGCCCGCCGAGCCGACGTCGGGGCGCACGGCGAGAATCTCCACCGGCACCGGGCCCACCGGGGCGATCATGGGGCCCAGCATGCCCTCGCGCAGCACGTAGCCAGCGGGCACGCGGAAGTCCACGCGGCGCACGAACTCGGCCAGCAGGATCTTCATTTCGTAGGTGGCGAAGGCGGCGCCTGCGCAGCGCCGGAAGCCCACGCCGAAGGGCGCGAACTCGTGCGGCTTCACGCGCTTGCCCATGAACTGCTCGGGGTAGAAGTCATCGGGCTGCTCCCACGAGGCCTTGTCGCGCTGGCGCGGGTAGACGTAGCCCGTGACCAGCGTGCCGGCGGGCAGGTCGTAGCCGCCGAAGTTCATGGGGCGCAGCAGCCGGCGTGTGGCGCCGCGGGCCAGGGCGTCCAGGCGCAGGCACTCGTTCACCACGGCGTCCAGGTAGGGCAGGGCCTCGATGCGCGCCGGGTCGATGGGCTGGTCGGGGAACTCGGCGTCCAGCTCGCCGCGCATGACCTCCACCACGCGCGGCGCCGTGGACAGGCGGTAGAGCGCGCGCGACAGCGTGATGGCCGTGGTGTCGTGCCCCGCCAGCAGCAGCGTCAGGCTCTCGTCGAACGCAGCGGCGTCGTCGTAGGCGTGTCCTTCGTCGCGCGCGGTGCGCAGGATGTGCGAGAGGCCGTCGTCACTGGCGCGGTCGAGCGTGCGGCGGCGCTCCTGCACCAACTGCAGCAGCAGCTCCGTGAGCACGCGGCCGGAGCGGATGGCGGACGTCTTGCCCAGCGCGCGCCCCAGCGGGGACATGGGACGCTTGGCCATGGTCGCCGGGTCGCGGTCGCCCAGGATAAGCCCGCGCATGGTGGACGCCGGCAGCCAGTAGGACAGCAGGCTGGCCACGGGGCTGTGGCCCCCTTCCATGAAACCCCGGATGGCGGCGTCCAGCTGGTCGTATTCGGGCCCCGGCTCCATGCCGAACAGCGCGATCAGGATGATCTCGAGCGCCATGGTGGTGCCCGCGTCCATGGCCGAGATGGTCTGGTTGGGGCCGAGGCCGTCAATGTAGCGGTCTGCCGCGCGCTTCATGACCTCGCCGTAGCGCTTCATGCGGTCGCCCGCGAAGGCGGAGAGCGTGCGCCGCCGTGCGTGCTTGTGTGCGTCGCCGTCCAGCAAGAAGATGGAGCTCTGACCCACGAAGAACGCCACGATGTCGTTGGCGTGGGTGAACTCCTCGGGGCGCGCGGCCGTGATGCGCTTCACGGACTCTTCGTCCGAGAACACCACCAGCGGGCCGTAGCCGATGATGTCGAGGCTGAAGGCGTCGCCCATGTCCCGCACGCCTTCGTCGAAGAAGGCGCCGAGATCCGTGACGAAGCGCTGGGTCTGCCGCACGCGGGACATGCGGAGGGTGGGCGGGAGGTGAGGGTGGCGGTCGTGGAAGGAGAACATGGGGGGACGCCGAGAATATCAGCAGCGCGCGAGGTGTGCCCGCGAAGCCTGGGCGCGCCGGCTGTGCCACGCTTCCCCGGTGCGCCGCCGTGCTGCCTCCCTCTTCGTCGCCGTGTGCGGGCTCACCCTCGCGCTGGGTGGCCCCGTCCATGCCCAGCAGGCCCCGCGCGAGGTCCAGCTTTCCATGCCGCACTTCGCCTACGACCTCGGCTACGTGGCGACCGGAGGGGTGCTCTACCTCACCTCCCACTTTGCCGTGACCCCGCGCGACCGCGACACCGCACCGCTGGGCCGTGGCGGCGAGCATGCTCATCAAGACGGCGCGGACCTCGCGTCGGACATCACGGTGGGGCTGGTGCTCTCGCTCGGCCCCATCGTCGGGTTCGTGCTCGATGGGAGCCGCGAGGGCGAGTACGCGCGGGCGCTGCGTGTGCCCATCGTGCTCTTCGAGTCGTTCGTCATGACCTCGGGCATCACGGGCACGCTCAAGAACCTGGGCGTCTGCCGCCCCTACGCGTGGCAAGGCAGCGAGGGGGTGTGTGACGCGGAGGCCGGCATCCCCAGCGATGAGCGCGACCACCGCCGGTCGTTCCCCTCCGGGCACGCTGCCAGCTCGGCCTCCATCGCCGGTGGGCTCTTGGGCATGTGGCTGCTCCCCACGGGGCGTGACGACCGGCTAGCGCCGCTCGCGCTCGGCGTGACGTTGCTGTCGGTCACCACGGCGGCGCTGCGTGTCCGAGCGGGCGCCCACTCGCTGGTGGACGTGGGCGTGGGTTTCGGCATCGGCCTCGGCGTGGGGCTCGGCACGGCGGCGCTCCACGTGCGGTCCAACGAAGCGCGGCGCGTCTCCGTGTCGCCCATGGGGCGCGGGCTCATGTTGCACGGCTCATTCTGAGCGCCGGGCCCCCTGACGCGCGCCGCCCGGCCTGGCTCAGCGTGGGGTGAGGCCCACCGCCGCGAAGCACCCGTCGAGGGCCTGCATGGCTTCCTCCACGTCGAAGCTGGCGCGCTCCGCGAGCCACACCAACGCACGCCGCCGGTCGGCGATGGCGAACGCGTCCGAGTCGGAGCGCGTCACCCACGAGTACGCCGTGAGGGCCCCGCGCATCAGCCCCGAGTCCGTGAGGAGCGCGGTCCGCGCGAGCGCGGGGAGCCCGTGCTGCTCCATCTCTTCGAAGATGATCTTGCGCTGCGCAGCGTTGGGCACCTGATGGGCAAAGCAGGACAGCGACACGCGCGCGAAGTCGCCGCGCGCGGCCCGGATGGTGGACTGCATGTACTCGCGCACCTCCTTGTCCGTGAGGGTCCTCGAGTTGTTGACGTTCAGGGACAGGGGCCCCACGCGAGCGTGGGCGTCGTTGTTCACCCGGATGGCGACTCGCAACATACGGGGCTGAGCGTACCCGAACTCGGCACTCTTCGGCACCAAGGCTGGAAAATGACGCCTTGGGTGCCTCGTGGGCGTCAGCTCTCGCCGTCCAAGAGGCCCAGCGCCATGCGCTCCACCACGCGTGCTCCGCGCCCTCGCGGCATGGCGCTCGGGGCGGCGGCGGCGAGCTGATAGGCGCCTTCGATGGCGGCCATGATCCCGGCCGCCGCTTCCTTGGCCCCGCGCGCGTGGCCAGCTCGTGCACGCAGCACGTCCGAGGCCAGCCCCTCGAGCGTGGTGAGGCGAGCCGCCACCACCTGCCGGTACACCTCACCCACGGCCGGCTGCCGGAGCGCTTCCGCGCCCACCACCACCCAGGCTGCCACGGCGCGCGGCTCAGCGTCGTCGCCCAGCGCCAGGTGCGCGTCGATGAACGCACGCAGGCGGGCCACGGGGTCATCTCCGGCGGGAGCCAGGCGCCGCTGATAGCGTGCCTCGATGAGTTCGCCGATGCGCTCGATGAGCGCCAGCAGGATCGCTTGCTTGGAGCTGAAGTGATAGTGGACCAGGCCGCTGCCGAGGCCCGCCGCCTTGGCAATGGACGCGATGGTGGCGCCCTCGTACCCGTCTGCGGCGATGACATCGAGCAGGCCCTCGATGATCTGGGCGCGGCGCTCCGTGGTGTTGCTGGGACGAGGCATCTTGCGCGGCACGCTAGCACGGTGCTATTGTTTGGTCATGCAACCAAATAACGAGGTCGTGCTGATCGAGGATGCGCTCACCCCGGACGAGCTCGCGAGCCTCCTGGCGGAGCTTTCGTTGCGGGGCTTTCGTGCCACTGGCGGGCGCTATCCCGCAGGCTATCGCGACAACGACCGCTTGGTGTTCGACGACCCCGCGCTGGCCGAGCGGCTGTTGGCCATGCTCGCGCCGCACCTCCCGCGCGAGGTGACCACCGCCGATGCCGGGCGCGCGCAGCTGGTGGGGCTGAACCCTCGCTTCCGAGCGTGCCGGTACCGGGACGGCCAGTCGTTCCAGCGCCACCGCGACGGGGCTTTCTCCCCCTCGGAGGAGGTCCGCAGCGAGCGCACGCTCATGCTGTACCTGACCGACGGCGCGGCGCACCACGGAGGGCGCACGCGCTTCTACGAGAGCGCGGACCCGAGCGCGCTACCCACGCTCAGCATCACGCCGCGGGCGGGCCTGGCCACGGTCTTCCCGCATGACGCCTGGCACGACGGGGAAGCGGTCACCGGAGGCACCAAGGTGGTGCTGCGCAGCGACCTGCTGTACCGCCGCGTGGCGCCCGAGTTGCCGCGTCCCAGCGGGCATCGGGGCTATGTGTGGGACGTGGTGTCCGCTGGACCCGGGAGCTTCCGGAGCGTGGGCCGCGACGGAACGCTGCGAGCGTGGCGTGGCGGTGCGCGCGGCCTGCTCGAGACGTCGGTGCACACGCTGCGGCTCGGGTCGCCCATCGCGCTCGCTCGTGGCTCGAGCGGCGGCATGCTGGTGGGCAGCCGTCACGGCGCCGTGGCGAGCGTGCGCGTGGACGCGAGCGGTGTGCACACCGAGGGGCCGGAGCAGCGTGTCCATCGCGGTGCGGTGCTGCACCTGATGGGCCGTGGGGACGGATTCGTGAGCGCCGGGGCCGATGGCGTGGTGCAGGCGCTCGACGCCGATGGCGCTCCGCTCGCGCGACACGCGCTGCGTGGGGGCGGGTTCCTGTGGGGGCTGGCGGCGCTCCCGCCACACTCGGCAGCTGCCGAACCACGCCTGGGAATGTCCCAGCCGGACGCGCACGAGTGGCTGGTGGGCGGGGAGGGCGGTCGCGTCCATCGCCTGGTGTTCGATGGCGAGCGCTTCCACGAGCTGGGGCGCGTGCCCGCTGGCGCCGGCGTGCGCAGCTTGGCCGCCCACCCGACGGACGGCGCGTGGGTGGGTCGGAGCGATGGGCGTGTGGTGGCGCTCGCAGGCGGCCTCGCGATGCAGGCGCACGCGGGCCCGGTCACCGCGCTGGCGTTGCTCGGAGACGGCCGCCTGGCCAGCGGCGGGGAGGACGGCCGCGTGCTGCTCTGGGACCTGGCGGAGCTGCGACCCGGCAGCTCCGCACCGCCAAGGGTGCTCGCGCACCGCCACGACTTCATCACGCGGCTCTTGCCCACGCTCGGCGGCCATGTGCTGGCGGCCGGCTACGACGGCCAGGTCGTGCTCTTGCCCACCGCTTCGCCCGTCAGCCGTTCGCGGCGTACTTCACCCACACCAAGTCGGTGTTCAGCCCATACACCTGGCTGAGGTGGTAGGGGATCACCACGTCCCCGTCTTCGCGCACCAGCGCGGTCTTGGACCAGCGCGTCACCATGGCGAGGCCACTCGTCCCGAAC comes from Sandaracinaceae bacterium and encodes:
- a CDS encoding tetratricopeptide repeat protein; protein product: MSEERDNVIHVAFGRDGVGTRIAAPAPLAPSPSEAPKPQKPSDDPLADLYSTADVAKLFDLRESRLRSWAKSGFITPSATVGKKQLYTFQDLVSVRAAKALLERGVPQKRVKDSVDAIRRTLPKVTRPLAELRVTEEGGSVVMRDRLGAFVPTTGQQVIDFDVSAVRDDVVRVLRTGPTAEARRSAYEHYLEGCRLDEDEATFERAEAAYLAALRLDASLGNAHTNLGNLCYRRGRVEDARRHYTNALRIDGEQPEAHYNLGFLALDAGDPTNAVLSFERALASDPSFADAHFNLAMAYEELGRARDAKPHWETYLALEPAGSWASIAGGAGGGVCCVPLGVFLFGQGGSTVVGGG
- a CDS encoding metallophosphoesterase family protein, with product MPPAAKPMAFLSDIHGALAPLEAVLEELARREVSDIYVAGDLLLGGDQPLEVWRKLQSVNARCTRGASDTALCMVDPATLSPTDEHQRRRMERFLNTRRDLGELVLASIRRLPERLRIPMIDGREILMTHESPIGTGAELSHDLDDDELIDLLDSDPADIFVVGSTHVPFQRALTGAHVINVGSVGQAPGGEVAHFTILNPRLDGTEILQDFVTF
- a CDS encoding alpha/beta hydrolase — its product is MPFVPMRDGSRLHVRVVGSGPPVLMLPGLGMASAHWLPFVLPHAHRFRFYMPDFRGHGPSRHLRLTQPDVFESHAQDVKDVVAHFGLTDYLLAGISLGATTALHVRRETGFEGVRGYLHIDQSPNVLNGPDWQHGLAGERQDELFRHMQAALRVLAHHPDAEFFDELPQSVRVSLAFTLSSLIGVLGAAPARERFIRRALPRLPAAIARRVPLLRLDDMRAYLTAYSGGGHDYRPALAHGDVPVTLMVGMNSPLYAPAGQELVATQAKRGRVVRFHRSGHAPLLDEPRKFVREFARFLSQAPA
- a CDS encoding universal stress protein, whose amino-acid sequence is MTGTTERVLVATDLTEASHEAVHFAAMLAKTVPATLELLHVVDMVNVEDLPEHTDPAVTDYVDAIRTRLERRLASQGIKLDVERTRCEALGARCETGIADGRVWEVLLQRSQETKASFIVVGPHAKGPGERALGAIGEFLLGSTADRVVRHSRAPVWVVPSQETAPAEAPFRALMVAVDFSSVTARALDIAADLARKAGGELHLVHILPVKYRGDSNSPCPDNLEGAPSTVVCNDGKARLHRLASAIQGLTVHEHVRVAQHSIHEELIDAARDAGASGMVMGSHNRSMLDHMVLGSTAERCAKRTTLPLLIVRG
- a CDS encoding M20/M25/M40 family metallo-hydrolase, whose protein sequence is MPPSSPFRADAALAQHSVDLCQALLRIDTTNPPGNEREAADLCATELRAGGLEPVILESAPGRANVVARLKATHDVGKPPLLLTAHLDVVGVDPEHWDHPPFAGVIADGCLWGRGAIDMKNMAAMSVAVIKRLAQERVPLDRDLIFAGVADEEAGCKHGSFWLADHHPELVRAEFALGEGGGFNMHLGNKNFFVVQVAEKGVCWVKARVRGEPGHGSLPRPDSSVHKLAAGIERLRKKGLSRRVTPVMRDFVLALAEGQPAALKALLPRLLEPGIAPHLLRLLPDQSVARALGAMLGNTASPTVLRAGSKTNVIPSLAEVDIDGRVLPGTTTEEFLAELQAVLGPEFELEVTNAWNPMVTSPRESSFLDCIHAVMADREPDAPLVPYLMPGFTDATAFTSIGARWYGFAPVKLPKGMKFADMFHGHNERIPVDGLRWGTETLTDLLVRFAGV
- a CDS encoding cytochrome P450 — encoded protein: MFSFHDRHPHLPPTLRMSRVRQTQRFVTDLGAFFDEGVRDMGDAFSLDIIGYGPLVVFSDEESVKRITAARPEEFTHANDIVAFFVGQSSIFLLDGDAHKHARRRTLSAFAGDRMKRYGEVMKRAADRYIDGLGPNQTISAMDAGTTMALEIILIALFGMEPGPEYDQLDAAIRGFMEGGHSPVASLLSYWLPASTMRGLILGDRDPATMAKRPMSPLGRALGKTSAIRSGRVLTELLLQLVQERRRTLDRASDDGLSHILRTARDEGHAYDDAAAFDESLTLLLAGHDTTAITLSRALYRLSTAPRVVEVMRGELDAEFPDQPIDPARIEALPYLDAVVNECLRLDALARGATRRLLRPMNFGGYDLPAGTLVTGYVYPRQRDKASWEQPDDFYPEQFMGKRVKPHEFAPFGVGFRRCAGAAFATYEMKILLAEFVRRVDFRVPAGYVLREGMLGPMIAPVGPVPVEILAVRPDVGSAGKARAGRSEATA
- a CDS encoding phosphatase PAP2 family protein; amino-acid sequence: MRRRAASLFVAVCGLTLALGGPVHAQQAPREVQLSMPHFAYDLGYVATGGVLYLTSHFAVTPRDRDTAPLGRGGEHAHQDGADLASDITVGLVLSLGPIVGFVLDGSREGEYARALRVPIVLFESFVMTSGITGTLKNLGVCRPYAWQGSEGVCDAEAGIPSDERDHRRSFPSGHAASSASIAGGLLGMWLLPTGRDDRLAPLALGVTLLSVTTAALRVRAGAHSLVDVGVGFGIGLGVGLGTAALHVRSNEARRVSVSPMGRGLMLHGSF
- a CDS encoding TetR family transcriptional regulator — encoded protein: MPRPSNTTERRAQIIEGLLDVIAADGYEGATIASIAKAAGLGSGLVHYHFSSKQAILLALIERIGELIEARYQRRLAPAGDDPVARLRAFIDAHLALGDDAEPRAVAAWVVVGAEALRQPAVGEVYRQVVAARLTTLEGLASDVLRARAGHARGAKEAAAGIMAAIEGAYQLAAAAPSAMPRGRGARVVERMALGLLDGES
- a CDS encoding 2OG-Fe(II) oxygenase, with amino-acid sequence MQPNNEVVLIEDALTPDELASLLAELSLRGFRATGGRYPAGYRDNDRLVFDDPALAERLLAMLAPHLPREVTTADAGRAQLVGLNPRFRACRYRDGQSFQRHRDGAFSPSEEVRSERTLMLYLTDGAAHHGGRTRFYESADPSALPTLSITPRAGLATVFPHDAWHDGEAVTGGTKVVLRSDLLYRRVAPELPRPSGHRGYVWDVVSAGPGSFRSVGRDGTLRAWRGGARGLLETSVHTLRLGSPIALARGSSGGMLVGSRHGAVASVRVDASGVHTEGPEQRVHRGAVLHLMGRGDGFVSAGADGVVQALDADGAPLARHALRGGGFLWGLAALPPHSAAAEPRLGMSQPDAHEWLVGGEGGRVHRLVFDGERFHELGRVPAGAGVRSLAAHPTDGAWVGRSDGRVVALAGGLAMQAHAGPVTALALLGDGRLASGGEDGRVLLWDLAELRPGSSAPPRVLAHRHDFITRLLPTLGGHVLAAGYDGQVVLLPTASPVSRSRRTSPTPSRCSAHTPG